Proteins found in one Triticum aestivum cultivar Chinese Spring chromosome 4D, IWGSC CS RefSeq v2.1, whole genome shotgun sequence genomic segment:
- the LOC123096113 gene encoding adenine/guanine permease AZG2, translating into MKGTAPWRRFSEAEAAVNRSVAASTVGKYFKLEARKSSFTKELRAGAATFLTMAYIISVNAAILTDSGGPCTVLDCTPVGNSTAVPGPECMLGTSNPGYEQCLARTKSDLIVATAVAAMVGSFFMGTLANLPLALAPGMGANAYFTYNMVGFHGSGSIPYRTALAGVMLEGIVFFLLSAVGLRSRLARMIPRNIRLASAVGIGLFLAFTGLQANQGLGMVGASPSTLVTLTACSQTDPVTGACLGGTLHSPTFWLGVAGFLITATCLARDVKGAMIYGIVFVTAVSWIRGTTVTVFPDTPAGNAGFSYFRKVVDFHTIKSTAGQLSFGGFRHGSVWVAMLTLLYVDVLDTTSTMYSMAEYAGFTDGAGGFEGEYRAFLVDAGSTVLSAGLGSTTVTTYIESTAGIREGGRTGVTAITVSAFFLASLFFSPLLMSVPPWAVGPSLVLVGAMMMRVAKEIEWGDMKEAIPAFVTMALMPLTFSIANGIIAGLAVYVALHWYDWASLACGKVGKALDDRRNQVAAATPEVGPAPAQDVV; encoded by the coding sequence ATGAAGGGGACGGCACCATGGCGCAGGTTctccgaggccgaggccgccgtgaaCCGCTCCGTCGCGGCAAGCACCGTCGGCAAGTACTTCAAGCTTGAAGCGCGCAAGAGCTCCTTCACCAAGGAGCTGCGCGCCGGCGCCGCCACCTTCCTCACCATGGCCTACATCATCTCCGTCAACGCCGCCATCCTCACGGACTCCGGCGGGCCGTGCACCGTGCTCGACTGCACCCCGGTGGGTAACTCCACCGCCGTTCCTGGGCCGGAGTGCATGCTGGGGACTTCCAACCCGGGGTACGAGCAGTGCCTGGCGCGCACCAAGAGCGACCTGATCGTCGCGACGGCTGTGGCCGCCATGGTCGGCTCCTTCTTCATGGGCACTCTCGCCAACCTCCCGCTCGCGCTGGCCCCCGGGATGGGCGCCAACGCCTACTTCACCTACAACATGGTGGGCTTCCACGGCTCGGGCTCCATCCCCTACCGCACGGCGCTCGCCGGCGTCATGCTGGAgggcatcgtcttcttcctcctgtcgGCCGTCGGGCTCCGGTCCAGGCTCGCGCGGATGATACCGCGAAACATCCGCCTCGCCTCCGCCGTCGGGATCGGCCTGTTCCTGGCCTTCACCGGTCTCCAGGCGAACCAGGGCCTTGGCATGGTGGGCGCGAGCCCGTCCACGCTGGTCACGCTCACCGCCTGCTCCCAAACCGACCCCGTCACCGGCGCCTGCCTCGGCGGCACCTTGCACAGCCCCACGTTCTGGCTGGGCGTCGCCGGCTTCCTCATCACCGCCACGTGCCTCGCCAGGGACGTCAAGGGCGCCATGATATACGGCATAGTCTTCGTCACGGCCGTGTCCTGGATCAGAGGCACAACCGTCACGGTGTTCCCGGACACGCCGGCCGGCAATGCCGGCTTCTCCTACTTCAGGAAGGTGGTGGACTTCCACACGATCAAGAGCACGGCCGGGCAGCTCAGCTTCGGCGGCTTCCGCCACGGCAGCGTGTGGGTGGCCATGCTCACGCTGCTCTACGTCGACGTCCTCGACACCACCAGCACAATGTACTCCATGGCCGAGTACGCCGGGTTCACCGACGGGGCCGGCGGGTTCGAGGGCGAGTACCGGGCCTTCCTCGTCGACGCCGGCTCCACGGTCCTCAGCGCCGGGCTCGGGAGCACCACGGTGACCACCTACATCGAGTCCACGGCGGGGATCAGGGAGGGCGGCAGGACGGGGGTGACCGCGATCACCGTCTCTGCCTTCTTCCTGGCGTCGCTCTTCTTCTCGCCGCTGCTGATGAGCGTGCCGCCGTGGGCCGTCGGGCCGTCGCTGGTGCTGGTGGGCGCCATGATGATGCGCGTCGCCAAGGAGATCGAGTGGGGCGACATGAAGGAGGCCATCCCGGCCTTCGTCACCATGGCGCTCATGCCGCTCACCTTCTCCATCGCCAACGGCATCATCGCCGGGCTGGCCGTCTACGTCGCGCTGCACTGGTACGACTGGGCCAGCCTGGCCTGCGGCAAGGTGGGGAAGGCGCTCGACGACCGCCGCAACCAGGTCGCCGCTGCCACGCCGGAGGTCGGCCCCGCCCCCGCGCAGGACGTCGTGTGA